In Brachypodium distachyon strain Bd21 chromosome 2, Brachypodium_distachyon_v3.0, whole genome shotgun sequence, one genomic interval encodes:
- the LOC100833690 gene encoding serine/threonine-protein phosphatase BSL1 homolog isoform X3, giving the protein MGTAGKGAWVVPAPAYREVEGWEGAGDDAPGYRCGHSLTFIAPTKGHGPRLILFGGATAIEAGASSGLPGISSVPPPSLAPPRLAGVTNSVHSYDVEKRRWTRMHPAGDPPSPRAAHSAAAVGTMVVFQGGIGPAGHSTDDLYVLDLTNDKFKWHRVVVQGAGPGPRYGHCMDLVAQRYLVSVSGNDGKRVLSDAWALDTAQKPYKWQKLNPEGDRPSARMYATASARSDGMLLLCGGRDASGTPLSDAYGLLMHTNGQWEWTLAPGISPSARYQHAAVFVGARLHVTGGVLKGGRAIEGEGAIAVLDTAAGVWLDRNGIVTSRTLKSSNEHDASSDLLRRCRHAAASVGSQIYIYGGLRGDILLDDFLIAENAPFQSETDRVPSTEKKSIDMLTEASAAEAEAVSAVWRAAKEASAASSEDSLSEGIGSESPLSETSPMADDLDDGGSLEPDVKLHSRAVVVAKEAVGDLGCLVRQLSLDQFENESRRMHPNNEQSYQSRRALNRQRSPQGLHKKVISLLLRPRNWNAPADRTFFLDSYEVGELCYAAEQIFMQEPTVLQLKAPVKVFGDLHGQFGDLMRLFDEYGYPSTAGDITYIDYLFLGDYVDRGQHSLETITLLLALKIEYPENIHLIRGNHEAADINALFGFRLECIERMGESDGIWAWTRFNQLFNYLPLAAMIEKKIICMHGGIGRSINSVEQIEKIERPITMDVGSIILMDLLWSDPTENDSVEGLRPNARGPGLVTFGPDRVTEFCKRNKLQLIIRAHECVMDGFERFAHGQLITLFSATNYCGTANNAGAILVVGRGLVIVPKLIHPLPPPINSPESSPERAMDATWMQELNIQRPPTPTRGRPHSASDRNSLAYI; this is encoded by the exons ATGGGGACGGCGGGGAAGGGGGCGTGGGTGGTGCCCGCGCCGGCGTACAGGGAGGTGGAGGGATGGGAGGGCGCCGGGGACGACGCGCCGGGGTACCGCTGCGGGCACTCGCTCACCTTCATCGCGCCAACGAAGGGACACGGCCCGCGCCTCATCCTCTTCGGCGGCGCCACGGCCATCGAggccggcgcctcctccggcctccCAGGGATCAGTTCGGtgccccctccctctctcgcTCCCCCGC ggcttgccggggtgACGAACTCGGTGCACTCGTACGATGTGGAGAAGCGGAGGTGGACCAG GATGCATCCAGCTGGAGATCCTCCGTCACCGAGGGCTGCGCATTCTGCAGCTGCTGTGGGCACGATGGTTGTTTTCCAG GGCGGGATTGGACCAGCGGGGCATTCGACGGACGATCTCTATGTGCTTGACTTGACAAACGACAAGTTTAAATGGCACAG GGTCGTTGTTCAAGGGGCTGGTCCTGGTCCTCGCTACGGTCATTGCATGGATCTGGTAGCTCAGCGTTACCTTGTGTCAGTCTCGGGAAATGATG GAAAGCGGGTCTTATCGGATGCTTGGGCTTTAGACACGGCGCAGAAACCATACAAGTGGCAGAAACTGAACCCTGAAGGCGACAGACCTTCGGCGAGAAT GTATGCTACTGCCAGTGCACGCTCCGATGGAATGCTTTTACTTTGTGGTGGAAGGGATGCTTCTGGAACG CCACTCTCTGATGCTTATGGACTACTAATGCATACCAATGGCCAGTGGGAGTGGACCCTAGCTCCAGGGATATCTCCTTCCGCAAGATATCAACATGCAGCC GTCTTCGTTGGTGCTCGGTTGCATGTTACTGGAGGTGTCCTTAAAGGAGGGAGAGCTATTGAAGGAGAGGGTGCAATCGCAG TTCTGGACACTGCTGCTGGAGTTTGGCTGGATAGAAATGGCATCGTGACCTCTCGCACGTTGAAGTCTTCCAACGAGCATGATGCTTCTTCAGATCTACTTCGTCGTTGTCGTCATGCAGCTGCTTCTGTTGGTTCTCAGATATACATTTATGGTGGTCTTAGGGGAG ATATCCTCCTTGACGATTTTCTTATTGCTGAGAATGCACCTTTCCAATCGGAAACTGATAGAGTCCCAAG CACGGAGAAGAAGTCAATTGACATGTTGACAGAGGCCTCAGCTGCCGAAGCTGAAGCTGTCAGTGCTGTGTGGCGAGCTGCAAAGGAAGCATCTGCAGCATCTTCAGAAGACAGTCTTTCGGAGGGAATAGGGTCTGAGTCCCCTCTGAGTGAAACTTCACCAATGGCGGATGATTTAGATGATGGAGGCTCCCTGGAACCAGATGTGAAATTGCATTCTAGAGCG GTTGTAGTTGCTAAAGAAGCAGTAGGAGATTTAGGATGTTTAGTCCGACAGCTTTCACTAGATCAATTTGAGAATGAAAGCAGAAGAATGCATCCCAACAATGAACAATCATATCAATCGAGGAGAGCACTAAATAGACAAAGGTCTCCACAAGGTTTGCATAAGAAG GTCATTTCGCTCTTACTTAGGCCAAGGAATTGGAATGCTCCTGCTGATAGAACCTTTTTTCTGGATTCGTATGAAGTTGGCGAGCTATGCTATGCTGCTGAGCAGATCTTTATGCAGGAACCAACTGTTTTACAACTAAAAGCACCAGTTAAAGTATTTGGTGATCTTCATGGGCAGTTTGGCGACCTAATGCGCCTTTTTGATGAATATGGTTATCCATCTACTGCTGGTGACATAAC CTATATTGACTATCTCTTCTTGGGAGACTATGTTGACCGAGGTCAGCACAGCTTGGAAACAATAACGCTGCTTCTTGCTCTTAAA ATAGAATACCCTGAAAATATCCACTTGATTAGAGGAAATCATGAGGCTGCTGACATCAACGCCCTTTTCGGCTTCCGCCTGGAATGCATTGAGAGAATG GGTGAAAGTGACGGTATATGGGCTTGGACTAGATTCAATCAACTGTTTAATTATCTCCCGCTGGCTGCCATGATAGAGAAGAAAATAATCTGTATGCATGGCGGCATCGGAAGGTCAATAAACAGTGTGGAGCAAATTGAGAAAATTGAAAGGCCTATCACCATGGATGTCGGATCTATAATCCTCATGGACCTTTTATG GTCTGATCCTACAGAGAACGATAGTGTAGAGGGTTTGAGACCGAATGCACGAGGGCCTGGCTTAGTAACATTTGGG CCTGATCGAGTGACAGAATTCTGTAAGCGAAACAAATTGCAATTAATCATAAGAGCTCATGAATGTGTTATGGATGGCTTTGAACGCTTTGCCCATGGACAGTTGATCACTTTGTTCTCAGCAACTAATTATTGTG GGACTGCAAACAATGCTGGCGCCATACTTGTGGTGGGGAGGGGACTAGTTATTGTCCCAAAGTTAATTCATCCACTTCCACCACCTATTAATTCTCCCGAGTCCTCCCCTGAGCGTGCCATGGACGCCACATGGATGCAG GAACTTAACATACAACGGCCACCTACACCAACCAGAGGACGGCCGCATTCTGCCAGTGACAGGAACTCTCTTGCTTACATATGA
- the LOC100833690 gene encoding serine/threonine-protein phosphatase BSL1 homolog isoform X1: MGTAGKGAWVVPAPAYREVEGWEGAGDDAPGYRCGHSLTFIAPTKGHGPRLILFGGATAIEAGASSGLPGISSVPPPSLAPPRLAGVTNSVHSYDVEKRRWTRMHPAGDPPSPRAAHSAAAVGTMVVFQGGIGPAGHSTDDLYVLDLTNDKFKWHRVVVQGAGPGPRYGHCMDLVAQRYLVSVSGNDGKRVLSDAWALDTAQKPYKWQKLNPEGDRPSARMYATASARSDGMLLLCGGRDASGTPLSDAYGLLMHTNGQWEWTLAPGISPSARYQHAAVFVGARLHVTGGVLKGGRAIEGEGAIAVLDTAAGVWLDRNGIVTSRTLKSSNEHDASSDLLRRCRHAAASVGSQIYIYGGLRGDILLDDFLIAENAPFQSETDRVPRSENQNRNHNYSSHSPSFQQYTNNSHETASGFSTEKKSIDMLTEASAAEAEAVSAVWRAAKEASAASSEDSLSEGIGSESPLSETSPMADDLDDGGSLEPDVKLHSRAVVVAKEAVGDLGCLVRQLSLDQFENESRRMHPNNEQSYQSRRALNRQRSPQGLHKKVISLLLRPRNWNAPADRTFFLDSYEVGELCYAAEQIFMQEPTVLQLKAPVKVFGDLHGQFGDLMRLFDEYGYPSTAGDITYIDYLFLGDYVDRGQHSLETITLLLALKIEYPENIHLIRGNHEAADINALFGFRLECIERMGESDGIWAWTRFNQLFNYLPLAAMIEKKIICMHGGIGRSINSVEQIEKIERPITMDVGSIILMDLLWSDPTENDSVEGLRPNARGPGLVTFGPDRVTEFCKRNKLQLIIRAHECVMDGFERFAHGQLITLFSATNYCGTANNAGAILVVGRGLVIVPKLIHPLPPPINSPESSPERAMDATWMQELNIQRPPTPTRGRPHSASDRNSLAYI; encoded by the exons ATGGGGACGGCGGGGAAGGGGGCGTGGGTGGTGCCCGCGCCGGCGTACAGGGAGGTGGAGGGATGGGAGGGCGCCGGGGACGACGCGCCGGGGTACCGCTGCGGGCACTCGCTCACCTTCATCGCGCCAACGAAGGGACACGGCCCGCGCCTCATCCTCTTCGGCGGCGCCACGGCCATCGAggccggcgcctcctccggcctccCAGGGATCAGTTCGGtgccccctccctctctcgcTCCCCCGC ggcttgccggggtgACGAACTCGGTGCACTCGTACGATGTGGAGAAGCGGAGGTGGACCAG GATGCATCCAGCTGGAGATCCTCCGTCACCGAGGGCTGCGCATTCTGCAGCTGCTGTGGGCACGATGGTTGTTTTCCAG GGCGGGATTGGACCAGCGGGGCATTCGACGGACGATCTCTATGTGCTTGACTTGACAAACGACAAGTTTAAATGGCACAG GGTCGTTGTTCAAGGGGCTGGTCCTGGTCCTCGCTACGGTCATTGCATGGATCTGGTAGCTCAGCGTTACCTTGTGTCAGTCTCGGGAAATGATG GAAAGCGGGTCTTATCGGATGCTTGGGCTTTAGACACGGCGCAGAAACCATACAAGTGGCAGAAACTGAACCCTGAAGGCGACAGACCTTCGGCGAGAAT GTATGCTACTGCCAGTGCACGCTCCGATGGAATGCTTTTACTTTGTGGTGGAAGGGATGCTTCTGGAACG CCACTCTCTGATGCTTATGGACTACTAATGCATACCAATGGCCAGTGGGAGTGGACCCTAGCTCCAGGGATATCTCCTTCCGCAAGATATCAACATGCAGCC GTCTTCGTTGGTGCTCGGTTGCATGTTACTGGAGGTGTCCTTAAAGGAGGGAGAGCTATTGAAGGAGAGGGTGCAATCGCAG TTCTGGACACTGCTGCTGGAGTTTGGCTGGATAGAAATGGCATCGTGACCTCTCGCACGTTGAAGTCTTCCAACGAGCATGATGCTTCTTCAGATCTACTTCGTCGTTGTCGTCATGCAGCTGCTTCTGTTGGTTCTCAGATATACATTTATGGTGGTCTTAGGGGAG ATATCCTCCTTGACGATTTTCTTATTGCTGAGAATGCACCTTTCCAATCGGAAACTGATAGAGTCCCAAGGTCAGAAAATCAAAATAGAAATCATAATTATAGTTCTCACTCTCCGTCCTTCCAGCAATATACAAATAACAGTCATGAGACAGCTTCTGGCTTCAG CACGGAGAAGAAGTCAATTGACATGTTGACAGAGGCCTCAGCTGCCGAAGCTGAAGCTGTCAGTGCTGTGTGGCGAGCTGCAAAGGAAGCATCTGCAGCATCTTCAGAAGACAGTCTTTCGGAGGGAATAGGGTCTGAGTCCCCTCTGAGTGAAACTTCACCAATGGCGGATGATTTAGATGATGGAGGCTCCCTGGAACCAGATGTGAAATTGCATTCTAGAGCG GTTGTAGTTGCTAAAGAAGCAGTAGGAGATTTAGGATGTTTAGTCCGACAGCTTTCACTAGATCAATTTGAGAATGAAAGCAGAAGAATGCATCCCAACAATGAACAATCATATCAATCGAGGAGAGCACTAAATAGACAAAGGTCTCCACAAGGTTTGCATAAGAAG GTCATTTCGCTCTTACTTAGGCCAAGGAATTGGAATGCTCCTGCTGATAGAACCTTTTTTCTGGATTCGTATGAAGTTGGCGAGCTATGCTATGCTGCTGAGCAGATCTTTATGCAGGAACCAACTGTTTTACAACTAAAAGCACCAGTTAAAGTATTTGGTGATCTTCATGGGCAGTTTGGCGACCTAATGCGCCTTTTTGATGAATATGGTTATCCATCTACTGCTGGTGACATAAC CTATATTGACTATCTCTTCTTGGGAGACTATGTTGACCGAGGTCAGCACAGCTTGGAAACAATAACGCTGCTTCTTGCTCTTAAA ATAGAATACCCTGAAAATATCCACTTGATTAGAGGAAATCATGAGGCTGCTGACATCAACGCCCTTTTCGGCTTCCGCCTGGAATGCATTGAGAGAATG GGTGAAAGTGACGGTATATGGGCTTGGACTAGATTCAATCAACTGTTTAATTATCTCCCGCTGGCTGCCATGATAGAGAAGAAAATAATCTGTATGCATGGCGGCATCGGAAGGTCAATAAACAGTGTGGAGCAAATTGAGAAAATTGAAAGGCCTATCACCATGGATGTCGGATCTATAATCCTCATGGACCTTTTATG GTCTGATCCTACAGAGAACGATAGTGTAGAGGGTTTGAGACCGAATGCACGAGGGCCTGGCTTAGTAACATTTGGG CCTGATCGAGTGACAGAATTCTGTAAGCGAAACAAATTGCAATTAATCATAAGAGCTCATGAATGTGTTATGGATGGCTTTGAACGCTTTGCCCATGGACAGTTGATCACTTTGTTCTCAGCAACTAATTATTGTG GGACTGCAAACAATGCTGGCGCCATACTTGTGGTGGGGAGGGGACTAGTTATTGTCCCAAAGTTAATTCATCCACTTCCACCACCTATTAATTCTCCCGAGTCCTCCCCTGAGCGTGCCATGGACGCCACATGGATGCAG GAACTTAACATACAACGGCCACCTACACCAACCAGAGGACGGCCGCATTCTGCCAGTGACAGGAACTCTCTTGCTTACATATGA
- the LOC100833690 gene encoding serine/threonine-protein phosphatase BSL1 homolog isoform X2: MGTAGKGAWVVPAPAYREVEGWEGAGDDAPGYRCGHSLTFIAPTKGHGPRLILFGGATAIEAGASSGLPGIRLAGVTNSVHSYDVEKRRWTRMHPAGDPPSPRAAHSAAAVGTMVVFQGGIGPAGHSTDDLYVLDLTNDKFKWHRVVVQGAGPGPRYGHCMDLVAQRYLVSVSGNDGKRVLSDAWALDTAQKPYKWQKLNPEGDRPSARMYATASARSDGMLLLCGGRDASGTPLSDAYGLLMHTNGQWEWTLAPGISPSARYQHAAVFVGARLHVTGGVLKGGRAIEGEGAIAVLDTAAGVWLDRNGIVTSRTLKSSNEHDASSDLLRRCRHAAASVGSQIYIYGGLRGDILLDDFLIAENAPFQSETDRVPRSENQNRNHNYSSHSPSFQQYTNNSHETASGFSTEKKSIDMLTEASAAEAEAVSAVWRAAKEASAASSEDSLSEGIGSESPLSETSPMADDLDDGGSLEPDVKLHSRAVVVAKEAVGDLGCLVRQLSLDQFENESRRMHPNNEQSYQSRRALNRQRSPQGLHKKVISLLLRPRNWNAPADRTFFLDSYEVGELCYAAEQIFMQEPTVLQLKAPVKVFGDLHGQFGDLMRLFDEYGYPSTAGDITYIDYLFLGDYVDRGQHSLETITLLLALKIEYPENIHLIRGNHEAADINALFGFRLECIERMGESDGIWAWTRFNQLFNYLPLAAMIEKKIICMHGGIGRSINSVEQIEKIERPITMDVGSIILMDLLWSDPTENDSVEGLRPNARGPGLVTFGPDRVTEFCKRNKLQLIIRAHECVMDGFERFAHGQLITLFSATNYCGTANNAGAILVVGRGLVIVPKLIHPLPPPINSPESSPERAMDATWMQELNIQRPPTPTRGRPHSASDRNSLAYI; this comes from the exons ATGGGGACGGCGGGGAAGGGGGCGTGGGTGGTGCCCGCGCCGGCGTACAGGGAGGTGGAGGGATGGGAGGGCGCCGGGGACGACGCGCCGGGGTACCGCTGCGGGCACTCGCTCACCTTCATCGCGCCAACGAAGGGACACGGCCCGCGCCTCATCCTCTTCGGCGGCGCCACGGCCATCGAggccggcgcctcctccggcctccCAGGGATCA ggcttgccggggtgACGAACTCGGTGCACTCGTACGATGTGGAGAAGCGGAGGTGGACCAG GATGCATCCAGCTGGAGATCCTCCGTCACCGAGGGCTGCGCATTCTGCAGCTGCTGTGGGCACGATGGTTGTTTTCCAG GGCGGGATTGGACCAGCGGGGCATTCGACGGACGATCTCTATGTGCTTGACTTGACAAACGACAAGTTTAAATGGCACAG GGTCGTTGTTCAAGGGGCTGGTCCTGGTCCTCGCTACGGTCATTGCATGGATCTGGTAGCTCAGCGTTACCTTGTGTCAGTCTCGGGAAATGATG GAAAGCGGGTCTTATCGGATGCTTGGGCTTTAGACACGGCGCAGAAACCATACAAGTGGCAGAAACTGAACCCTGAAGGCGACAGACCTTCGGCGAGAAT GTATGCTACTGCCAGTGCACGCTCCGATGGAATGCTTTTACTTTGTGGTGGAAGGGATGCTTCTGGAACG CCACTCTCTGATGCTTATGGACTACTAATGCATACCAATGGCCAGTGGGAGTGGACCCTAGCTCCAGGGATATCTCCTTCCGCAAGATATCAACATGCAGCC GTCTTCGTTGGTGCTCGGTTGCATGTTACTGGAGGTGTCCTTAAAGGAGGGAGAGCTATTGAAGGAGAGGGTGCAATCGCAG TTCTGGACACTGCTGCTGGAGTTTGGCTGGATAGAAATGGCATCGTGACCTCTCGCACGTTGAAGTCTTCCAACGAGCATGATGCTTCTTCAGATCTACTTCGTCGTTGTCGTCATGCAGCTGCTTCTGTTGGTTCTCAGATATACATTTATGGTGGTCTTAGGGGAG ATATCCTCCTTGACGATTTTCTTATTGCTGAGAATGCACCTTTCCAATCGGAAACTGATAGAGTCCCAAGGTCAGAAAATCAAAATAGAAATCATAATTATAGTTCTCACTCTCCGTCCTTCCAGCAATATACAAATAACAGTCATGAGACAGCTTCTGGCTTCAG CACGGAGAAGAAGTCAATTGACATGTTGACAGAGGCCTCAGCTGCCGAAGCTGAAGCTGTCAGTGCTGTGTGGCGAGCTGCAAAGGAAGCATCTGCAGCATCTTCAGAAGACAGTCTTTCGGAGGGAATAGGGTCTGAGTCCCCTCTGAGTGAAACTTCACCAATGGCGGATGATTTAGATGATGGAGGCTCCCTGGAACCAGATGTGAAATTGCATTCTAGAGCG GTTGTAGTTGCTAAAGAAGCAGTAGGAGATTTAGGATGTTTAGTCCGACAGCTTTCACTAGATCAATTTGAGAATGAAAGCAGAAGAATGCATCCCAACAATGAACAATCATATCAATCGAGGAGAGCACTAAATAGACAAAGGTCTCCACAAGGTTTGCATAAGAAG GTCATTTCGCTCTTACTTAGGCCAAGGAATTGGAATGCTCCTGCTGATAGAACCTTTTTTCTGGATTCGTATGAAGTTGGCGAGCTATGCTATGCTGCTGAGCAGATCTTTATGCAGGAACCAACTGTTTTACAACTAAAAGCACCAGTTAAAGTATTTGGTGATCTTCATGGGCAGTTTGGCGACCTAATGCGCCTTTTTGATGAATATGGTTATCCATCTACTGCTGGTGACATAAC CTATATTGACTATCTCTTCTTGGGAGACTATGTTGACCGAGGTCAGCACAGCTTGGAAACAATAACGCTGCTTCTTGCTCTTAAA ATAGAATACCCTGAAAATATCCACTTGATTAGAGGAAATCATGAGGCTGCTGACATCAACGCCCTTTTCGGCTTCCGCCTGGAATGCATTGAGAGAATG GGTGAAAGTGACGGTATATGGGCTTGGACTAGATTCAATCAACTGTTTAATTATCTCCCGCTGGCTGCCATGATAGAGAAGAAAATAATCTGTATGCATGGCGGCATCGGAAGGTCAATAAACAGTGTGGAGCAAATTGAGAAAATTGAAAGGCCTATCACCATGGATGTCGGATCTATAATCCTCATGGACCTTTTATG GTCTGATCCTACAGAGAACGATAGTGTAGAGGGTTTGAGACCGAATGCACGAGGGCCTGGCTTAGTAACATTTGGG CCTGATCGAGTGACAGAATTCTGTAAGCGAAACAAATTGCAATTAATCATAAGAGCTCATGAATGTGTTATGGATGGCTTTGAACGCTTTGCCCATGGACAGTTGATCACTTTGTTCTCAGCAACTAATTATTGTG GGACTGCAAACAATGCTGGCGCCATACTTGTGGTGGGGAGGGGACTAGTTATTGTCCCAAAGTTAATTCATCCACTTCCACCACCTATTAATTCTCCCGAGTCCTCCCCTGAGCGTGCCATGGACGCCACATGGATGCAG GAACTTAACATACAACGGCCACCTACACCAACCAGAGGACGGCCGCATTCTGCCAGTGACAGGAACTCTCTTGCTTACATATGA